A single genomic interval of bacterium harbors:
- a CDS encoding helix-turn-helix domain-containing protein yields MTPLLTERDASAALGLSVRTLQKWRLQGCGPRLLKLGNAVRYAQADIDQFVAHARRRSTSDTGGPGRGEPRPPTG; encoded by the coding sequence ATGACACCTCTGCTTACAGAACGCGATGCCTCGGCTGCGCTCGGCTTGAGCGTGCGCACACTCCAGAAGTGGCGACTCCAGGGTTGCGGGCCACGCCTCCTGAAGCTCGGAAACGCCGTCCGATACGCCCAGGCAGATATCGATCAGTTCGTCGCCCACGCAAGGCGTCGATCAACGTCTGATACGGGCGGGCCAGGCAGGGGTGAGCCGCGGCCACCCACCGGGTAG
- a CDS encoding IS630 family transposase: MRVAAEIHLSKSQRAMLQQWSRSRKVAVRQAQRAKMILRAAEGKSNQEIAAQLGVKVHTVGR, translated from the coding sequence ATGCGGGTCGCAGCCGAGATTCACCTCAGCAAGAGCCAGCGGGCGATGCTTCAGCAATGGTCCAGAAGCCGGAAGGTCGCGGTGCGGCAGGCGCAACGCGCCAAGATGATCCTGCGAGCTGCGGAGGGGAAGTCGAATCAGGAGATCGCTGCCCAACTCGGCGTAAAAGTCCACACCGTAGGACGTT